The genomic segment CGGCGAAGGCTGGTGCAGTGTAGAGCAGGGCCGCCATCATCAGAACAAGTATGCGCTTCATAAAAAACCTCCAGTTTCCACAGACACAGGCCTTGTCGTGTGAAGTTGTATAGGTTTGACGGGGCCGCGGAGCGTTGGGAGGCGCGGCGTCGCAGCCCCGTCATGGCCTCAGAATCGTTGCTGCTGCGGTACAGGCGCTGCCGGAGGCGTGTTCGCGGCCTTGGGCGGCGTCATGTTGCGGCGTACATTGCCCTGGTAGACAATGCGGGGGTTGCTGCCGGAAGGCCCGGCCTGGCCGGGCCCGGCATTGCTCCAGGTCCAGGCGTGGCCTTCAAGGGTGTCCAGAATAAAAACATAGCCCCCGGCGGCCAGGGGAATGGCCTTATACCGCTCGTTGTCGGCGGCGGCGGCGGTGGAAAAAAGGAAGAGCCCGCAGGTGCAAAAAAGGCAAGCCACTAGCCAGAGACTTGCCTTGTTGTTGCCCTTTGGGCAGCTGCTGTGTGAAAAACAGGCAAACAAAGGCCTGAACCCCAAGGTGGGCTCTCGCCCCGCTGGGTGCATGGATTTCTCCAATATACTTATTTGTTAAGTACTGAATGTCGTTTTTTATAGTGTAGCCTGTTGGCAAAAAATGTCAATACATATATTTAGTTATACATATTTTTTAAAATATATTTAATTCCAGTGTATTAAAGTAGGTCTTGAAGTTGTTACAATACTTTTTAGGCTTGCTGTGGTGTTGCGCTTCAGGCACGTTTTGCCTGGCTGCTCAGGCTGTTAGGCGTTTGTTCCGGGCCTGAAGTGCAATTTTTTGGGGAAATCTCCGGTGCAAGGTCTAGCTTCCTCATTTCCATTGCCATAAAGTGGCGGCTGGACAAACTCCCCAGAAACACGAGGGCAACAATGAAGCGGATACTGATCTATGACACGACGTTGCGCGACGGCAATCAGGCCGAAGACGTCAATTTCTCCCTTGAGGACAAAATCAAAATCGCCTTGAAACTTGATGCCTTCGCCATTCCGTATATTGAGGGCGGCTGGCCGGGCGCGAGCCCCGTGGACACCGCTTTTTTTCATGAAATCGCCGCACATGAGCTGAAAAACGCCGTTGTTGTCGCCTTTGGCTCCACGCACCACCCTCGCGCGACGGCGGAGAGCGACAAGAATCTCAAAGCCCTGCTGGCGGCCAAAACCAAGGCCATTGCCCTGGTGGGCAAAAGCAGCGAAGTGCACGCCAGGGAGGCCCTGCACATTACCAAGGAGCGCAACCTGGAAATAGCGGCCGATTCCGTGGCCTACCTCAAGCAGCAGGGCAAGGAAGTTTTTTTTGATGCCGAGCATTTTTTTGACGGCATGGCGGGCAACCCCGAATACAGCCTTGCGGTGCTGCAGCGGGCTTTTGCGGCGGGCGCGGATTATCTGGTGCTCTGCGATACCAACGGCGGGGCCCTGCCTTCGGACATCGCCGCCATGGTCGGCCGGGTGCGCGAAGTGCTGCCGGAAGCCCGGCTCGGCGTGCACACCCATAACGATTGCGGCATGGCCGTGGCCACGTCCCTTGCGGCGGTGGAGGCCGGCTGCTGTATGGTTCAGGGGACCATCAACGGCGTGGGCGAGCGCACCGGCAATGCGGATCTGGTCTCGCTCATCCCCATCCTTGAGCTGAAGTGCAAGGGGGCGTACCGTTGCCTGCCGGAAGGCAGGCTTTCCATGCTGCGTTCCGTCTCCAACTATGTGGCGGAGATCGCCAACCTGCAGCCTTTTGCCCGCCAGCCCTTTGTGGGGCGCTCGGCCTTTGCCCACAAGGGCGGCGTGCACGTTAGCGCCGTCAACTGCAAGTCTTCCCTCTATGAGCACATCAATCCGGAAGCCGTGGGCAACGAGCAGCGCATTCTGCTTACCGAGCTGGCCGGGCGCAGCAATATCGTTTCCCTGGCCCGCCGCTTCGGCTTCCACCTGGATAAGGACGAACCGGTAGTTGTGGGCCTGCTGGCGGAGCTGAAGGAAAAGTCTGCCATGGGCTATGATTACGCCGCGGCTGAGGCCTCAGTGGAGCTTTTGATTCTGCGCAAGCTGGGGCGGCGCGGGGTGCGCGACTTTTTTAAGCTCATTCAGTTCCGGGTGCTGGAATCCAAGCGCGACGCCGACGGCGTGCCCCTTTCTGAGGCTACGGTCTACCTGGAAGTGGAGGGCGCGCTGGAGCACACCGCCGCCTATGGCGAGGGGCCGGTCAATGCCCTGGACAAGGCCCTGCGCAAGGCTTTGTCCGGCTTCTACCCGCGGCTGAAGGAAATGCGTCTGGTGGACTTCAAGGTGCGCGTGCTGGCCGATGGCGACCACAGAGGCACGGAATCTCTGGTGCGGGTGTTGATCGAATCCGCAGATCAGAACAACAAATGGGTCACGGTGGGGGTTTCCTACAATATTATAGAGGCGAGCTGGCAGGCCCTGATCGATTCCATCACCTACAAGCTGTATAAGGATGAGAACGAAATGCGGGCCGCGCAGCAGGGCGACTGAGCTCCGCCGGGCCCCTTGGACAGCCCGTCGTGAGGGCCGCCTGCGCGGGCGCATAGTCTTACCGGGGCGTTGCCGGGGCCCGCGCCGTTTTGTCCGGCCGGGCGTTTCCGAGGCTGCGGGCCGCCCCGGTGGAACTGCCGTTCCATTTAGCGCAGATTAACCTTGAGAATATGCATTCTCAACGGTTACGACACGCTTGTTTCGGCGCTTAACAGCGCGAATAAATTGCGCTTACGCCTCCACAGCGGGCGTCTGCTCACGCAGCCGCCAGGGCATTGCAACGTTGAAATGCTCCAGGCGGGCGGGCGGCCTTCGCGCGGCCCGCAGTGGAGAAGCGGCCGGGGCAGGGAGAAAAACGGGACAAAAAAAAGGCCATGATTACTCACGGCCTTCGTGCTTTTTTGCGTGCGGCTGGGCTTACCAGCGGCGGGCGGCGGGCTTTTTGGGCTCGGCCTTGTTGATGCGCAGGGCGCGGCCTTCAAATTCCTTGCCGTCCAGGGCGGTAATGGCCTCGGCGGCGTCGGCGTCGGCCATTTCCACGAAGCCGAAGCCGCGGGCGCGGCCGGTATCGCGGTCCGTGACAAGCTTCACGGAAAGCACTTCGCCGAAGGGCTGGAACAGCGCCTCAACGCCGTCCTGGGTGGCGGACCAAGGCAGATTGCCGACATAAATGGAAGTAGCCATATGAGACTCCAAAGGGTTTCGGGAGGTAGACTTTCCGCTTGAAGCCTTACCCATGTAAAGTCTCTGGCAAAAAAAGTACTATACCCAGTCAGTGATGAAGGCACCATAGGGTGTGCCCCGTACAAAGTCAACAAGTATCAGCGACGTTTCAAAAATAAATATGAACTTTTTTCCATGAAATAAATCTTGATTTATTTCAGCTGGATGCGAGGGTGTATTGATACGCGCCGTCGTCACGCTTGGGCGTCGTTCCAGCGCGCATCGCCGTCCGGGGCTGCAAAGTGGGATCCGCCCCGGACGGTTCCGTTGCAGGGCTTTACTTTAAAGCGGCCGCTCCGGCTTTGGCCACGGCTGTGTCCTCAGCCACGCTGCCGCCGCTTACGCCCACGGCGCCGACGATGACGCCCTTGCGCAGCAGAAGCTCACCGCCGCCGAAGATGACCAGCCCGTTGTTGGTGGCCTCAATGCCAAAGAGCTCTTTGCCCGGCTGCGCCGCCGCGCCCAGCTGGGCGGTGGACATATTGAAGTAGCGGGCCGTCAGGGCTTTCTTTTGGGCGATGTCTATGCTGCCCAGAAACGCTCCGTCTTCACGGGCAAAGGCCTTGAGGTTGCCCCCGGCGTCCACCACGGCGATGTTCATGGGGATGCCCTGGGCCACAGACTTTGCCAGTGCGGCGTTGACCACCGTCTGGGCCTCGGCCAGGGTCAGGTCGTCGGGCAGCTGTTTGACGGGCGAAGCCGCAAAAGCGTTGCAGCCGAGCAGCAGCATAACGACAATAAACGAAAGTGTGCGACGCATGGTGGCCCTCCTTGGTTTCGTGTTTCTGGACCAGGCGCGGCGCGGCGCAGCCGGGCCGCAGGCAACATGTACGCTTTTTGTACCTAGCGTGACCATATCCGGTTGCGTGAAGAAATCCAAGGCCCCTGCGGCGCGCGGTGGGCGGCCGGTTTTGCGGCCTGGCCCGGAATATTTCAGGGCGCATGTTCCGCGGTCAGTGCGTCCAGTCCATCAGGGGGAGGCCGTTGAGCGCCTTTTCGATGGCGGCCTTCATGGCTTCGTGATGGGGGCAGGGCATGCCGATAGGCGTGCCCTTGCGGATACAGGAGGCCAGAAAAACCGCTTCCGCCCCTCTGTCCGCCAGCATTTTTGCGCGGGATACGGCCCGCTTGCCGGGGCAGCCGCCGCAACTGACAAATCCGATGATGGCGCAGGGGCCAAAGGGCTCAAAGGCGAGCTTGCCCGCGGCGGCGGCTTTGAAATCCGTGGTTCCGGGGCACATGTCTTCGGTCTGCTGGCAGCGGATAATGCCGATTTTTTTCATCTGGTCCTCCTTTATTCCTTAGAGCAGAGCTGCTGCGCGCGTGCGACGACAGCCGTTGGCGCAGCGTAGCCCCTGGCAGGATTTGTGTAAATCGTGCCTGCGTGCGGCTGCGCCGGGGCAGCCGCACGGGGGCCGCACCAAAAGACGACGCAAAAAAGCCTCCCCCGGCATTCCAGCATGCCGGGGGAGGCGCAGGGTGGCTCTGGGCGGGAGAATCCGCCTCAGGCGTCGATTTTGCCTGCGCGGGCGGCGTTGAGCACGGCCATAAGGGCCACGCCCACGTCGGCGAACACGGCCTCCCACAGTCCGGAAAGACCCACGATGCCCAGAGCCATGAACAAACTTTTGATGCCCAAGGCCATGACGATGTTCTGCCAGACAATGGTGCGGGTGCGGCGGGCAATGCGCAGCAGCTCCGGCAGGCGGGCGGGATTGTCGTCCAGAATGACCACGTCGGCGGTTTCAATGGCCGCTTCCGCGCCCAGGCCGCCCATGGCCACGCCCACTCCCGCCGTGGCCAGCACGGGGGCGTCGTTGATGCCGTCGCCCACAAACAGGGTGTGCTTCACGGGGCCCAGTTCCTCCAGGGCGCTGGCCTTGGTCTCGGGCAGCAGCCCGGCCTTGAGCACGTCCAGCCTGAGGCGGGCGGCCACGGGGCGGGCCTGCTCTTCCCGGTCGCCGGTGAGCATGGCCATGGTGCGCACGCCCAGGCGGCGCAGCGCTTCCACCGCCTCGGCGGCCTGGGGTTTGAGTCGGTCAGAGACCACCAGCGCGCCCAGCAGCTGCCCGTTGCGGGCCACCTGCACCACGCTGCCGGGCATATCCACTGGTTGCGGGGCGATGCCGTGCCCTTGCAGCAGAGCGGCATTGCCCGCCAGCAGCGTATCGCCGTCGGCTGTGGCGGCCTGCACGCCCTTGCCGGGCACTTCCGTCATGTCCGCCACAGCGGCCTCGTCCGGGGCCTGATCCGCCGCCTGCGCCGCCCGCAGCACGGAGCGCGCGATGGGGTGGTTGGAACGGCTTTCGGCCAGGGCCGCCGCAGCCAGCAGATCTTTGGCGTCCACGCCCGGCGCGGGCAGCACGGCATTGACCTCAAACACGCCTTCGGTGAGCGTGCCGGTTTTGTCCAGCGCGGCCACGCGGATGTCCCGCAGGTTGTCCAGCACTGCGCCGCCCTTGATCAGGATGCCCCGCCGGGAAGCGGCCCCGATGCCGCCGAAGTAGCCGAGTGGAATGGAAATAAGCAAGGCGCAGGGGCAGGAGATGACCAGCAGGACCAGGGCGCGGTAAATCCACTGGGAGAACGAGCCAAGCCCCGTCAGGGGTGGCACTACGGCCACCAGCAAGGCCAGGCCTGTGACGGCGGGGGTGTACCAGCGGGCCATGCGGGTGATGAAGCGCTCCGTAGGGGCTTTGCGGGCCACGGCGTTCTCTACCATTTCCAAAATGCGGGCGATGGAGGATTCCGCAAAGGGCGCAGTCACTTCCACCCGCAGCGCGCCGTTGAGGTTGATGGTGCCTGCCAGCACCCGCCCGCCGGGGCTGACCTGTTGCGGCACGGATTCGCCCGTGAGCGGGGAGGCGTCCACCTGCGAGCGACCTTCCAGCACCTGGCCGTCCAGAGGAATTTTTTCGCCGGGCCGCACCAGAATGCGGCTGCCGGGCCCCAGGGCGTCCGGCGCCACATCCCGTGTGGCGCCGCCGTCCAGCAGCTCGTGGGCCACACTGGGGCGGGCCGCCAGCAGGGCCTGCACCGAGCGGCGGGAACGCCCGGCGGCGCGCTCCTGCACAAATTCGCCCACCCTGTAAAAGAGCATAACGCCCACGGCCTCCGGCAGCTGCCCCAGGGCGATGGCGGCTATGGTTGCGCCGCCCATCAAAGTGAATTCGTTAAAGAAGTCTTTGTTCAGAATGCTGCGCAGGCCGTCCTGCAGGACGGCATAACCGCACAGCGCGTAAGGCAGCGCGTAGCACAGGCCCAGCACCAGCCAGCGCGGCAGCACGGCGCTCAGCCGGTCGTCGGCCAGCATGCCTACGGCAAAAAGCAGGGCGGAGATCCCCATAAGCAGCAGTTCGCGCCGCTCGTGCGCGGCATCGCCGTGCCCGCCGTGGTCATGGCCGCAGGCGCAGGTGGCGCAGCCGCAGTCGGGCGCGCCCAGAACCTCTTCGTCGGGGTGCGCGTGGCCGTGGTTATGCGCGTGGTGGTGGTCATGGTCGTGGCCGCAGGCGCAGGCCGGATCGGCCGAGGCGTGGCTGTGGCCCGGCAAGGGGCCTTGGGGGCAGGCTGCGCCGGGGGCGCGGGGAGTGACGGCGGTGATTTCGCTCATGATGCGTCTCCCAAGGAGGAAGATTGGGGTGTGGCAGCCGCGGCGGGCTGGTCGGCGGCGTCTTCGCTGTCGTCAGCTTCGTCGGCAGGAATGCGGATGTGCTTTTGCTTCAGAAATTCGTGGATGTTGGCGTTGTGCGAAATGCCCGGCAGGGCGGCAATGTCTTGCAGAATCTGTGGGCAGCGGGCCAACTCGCGTTCCGTAAGGTCCAGAAGATCCTTAACGACGGGCGGCGGGTCTGCCGGCAGGCGATAGTAGACCCAGCGCCCCTTTTTCAGGCTTTCGATCAGCCGCGCCTGGCGCAACAAAAACAGATGCTTGGAGGTGGTGGAGGCCGCCAGGCCGAGAAGGGTGGTGATCTCGCAGACGCAGAGGGGGCGTTGGCGCAGGGCCATAAGGATGCGCAGCCGGTTTTCGTCGCCCAGTGCGCGGATCGCAGTGATATAGTTGAGCATCATGGGGCCTCCGGACC from the Desulfovibrio legallii genome contains:
- the cimA gene encoding citramalate synthase, coding for MKRILIYDTTLRDGNQAEDVNFSLEDKIKIALKLDAFAIPYIEGGWPGASPVDTAFFHEIAAHELKNAVVVAFGSTHHPRATAESDKNLKALLAAKTKAIALVGKSSEVHAREALHITKERNLEIAADSVAYLKQQGKEVFFDAEHFFDGMAGNPEYSLAVLQRAFAAGADYLVLCDTNGGALPSDIAAMVGRVREVLPEARLGVHTHNDCGMAVATSLAAVEAGCCMVQGTINGVGERTGNADLVSLIPILELKCKGAYRCLPEGRLSMLRSVSNYVAEIANLQPFARQPFVGRSAFAHKGGVHVSAVNCKSSLYEHINPEAVGNEQRILLTELAGRSNIVSLARRFGFHLDKDEPVVVGLLAELKEKSAMGYDYAAAEASVELLILRKLGRRGVRDFFKLIQFRVLESKRDADGVPLSEATVYLEVEGALEHTAAYGEGPVNALDKALRKALSGFYPRLKEMRLVDFKVRVLADGDHRGTESLVRVLIESADQNNKWVTVGVSYNIIEASWQALIDSITYKLYKDENEMRAAQQGD
- a CDS encoding RNA recognition motif domain-containing protein, producing MATSIYVGNLPWSATQDGVEALFQPFGEVLSVKLVTDRDTGRARGFGFVEMADADAAEAITALDGKEFEGRALRINKAEPKKPAARRW
- a CDS encoding GlcG/HbpS family heme-binding protein is translated as MRRTLSFIVVMLLLGCNAFAASPVKQLPDDLTLAEAQTVVNAALAKSVAQGIPMNIAVVDAGGNLKAFAREDGAFLGSIDIAQKKALTARYFNMSTAQLGAAAQPGKELFGIEATNNGLVIFGGGELLLRKGVIVGAVGVSGGSVAEDTAVAKAGAAALK
- a CDS encoding CGGC domain-containing protein translates to MKKIGIIRCQQTEDMCPGTTDFKAAAAGKLAFEPFGPCAIIGFVSCGGCPGKRAVSRAKMLADRGAEAVFLASCIRKGTPIGMPCPHHEAMKAAIEKALNGLPLMDWTH
- a CDS encoding heavy metal translocating P-type ATPase, which gives rise to MSEITAVTPRAPGAACPQGPLPGHSHASADPACACGHDHDHHHAHNHGHAHPDEEVLGAPDCGCATCACGHDHGGHGDAAHERRELLLMGISALLFAVGMLADDRLSAVLPRWLVLGLCYALPYALCGYAVLQDGLRSILNKDFFNEFTLMGGATIAAIALGQLPEAVGVMLFYRVGEFVQERAAGRSRRSVQALLAARPSVAHELLDGGATRDVAPDALGPGSRILVRPGEKIPLDGQVLEGRSQVDASPLTGESVPQQVSPGGRVLAGTINLNGALRVEVTAPFAESSIARILEMVENAVARKAPTERFITRMARWYTPAVTGLALLVAVVPPLTGLGSFSQWIYRALVLLVISCPCALLISIPLGYFGGIGAASRRGILIKGGAVLDNLRDIRVAALDKTGTLTEGVFEVNAVLPAPGVDAKDLLAAAALAESRSNHPIARSVLRAAQAADQAPDEAAVADMTEVPGKGVQAATADGDTLLAGNAALLQGHGIAPQPVDMPGSVVQVARNGQLLGALVVSDRLKPQAAEAVEALRRLGVRTMAMLTGDREEQARPVAARLRLDVLKAGLLPETKASALEELGPVKHTLFVGDGINDAPVLATAGVGVAMGGLGAEAAIETADVVILDDNPARLPELLRIARRTRTIVWQNIVMALGIKSLFMALGIVGLSGLWEAVFADVGVALMAVLNAARAGKIDA
- a CDS encoding ArsR/SmtB family transcription factor; the protein is MMLNYITAIRALGDENRLRILMALRQRPLCVCEITTLLGLAASTTSKHLFLLRQARLIESLKKGRWVYYRLPADPPPVVKDLLDLTERELARCPQILQDIAALPGISHNANIHEFLKQKHIRIPADEADDSEDAADQPAAAATPQSSSLGDAS